One window of the Sporomusaceae bacterium genome contains the following:
- a CDS encoding GNAT family N-acetyltransferase — MLTCVPYTEALKSGWDELALARGTIYHTTAFRRILADSFGYTPADHAILDADGNIAALIPLVIGRNLRLRRAGVSLPFANHADLCATSEDARNAAFAALPDIAAAHRLAYLEVRLTEEDGRPAPAAPGWTANRANYTFRLPLAGGEAQVLALSTSGNRNHIRKAVKHDLFAVSFDPGNLEGFYRVYCKRMKELGSPAPAIRFFESFFRLLPGHATLLTVLDRAGGAVVGGMLLLASPGDNTLYYPYGATLVEYNSRYLGNFMYWEAVKFAIASGFGHLDLGRSPAGSGTYRYKEQWGARSVRLAYLTYSPSGVPAGPPDRGRLGPLVELWRAAPAFVTDVAGPRLIGYLLP; from the coding sequence CGCGGCACGATATATCACACCACCGCTTTCCGGCGCATCCTCGCCGACTCCTTCGGCTATACCCCGGCCGACCACGCCATCCTGGACGCCGACGGCAACATTGCCGCCCTCATCCCCCTCGTGATCGGCCGCAATCTCCGCCTCCGGCGGGCGGGCGTTTCCCTGCCCTTCGCCAACCACGCCGACCTGTGCGCGACTTCGGAGGACGCCCGAAACGCCGCCTTCGCCGCTCTCCCGGATATCGCCGCCGCCCACCGCCTCGCTTATCTGGAGGTCCGCCTGACGGAAGAAGACGGCCGCCCCGCGCCGGCTGCTCCCGGCTGGACGGCGAACCGCGCGAACTATACATTCCGCCTGCCCTTGGCCGGCGGCGAGGCGCAGGTGCTCGCCCTCTCGACCTCCGGCAACCGCAACCACATCCGCAAGGCGGTCAAGCACGACCTCTTTGCTGTCTCGTTCGATCCCGGCAACCTGGAAGGCTTTTACCGCGTCTACTGCAAACGGATGAAAGAGCTGGGTTCTCCCGCTCCCGCTATCCGTTTTTTTGAATCTTTCTTCCGCCTCCTTCCCGGCCACGCCACCCTGCTCACCGTCCTCGACCGCGCCGGCGGCGCGGTGGTCGGCGGCATGCTGCTGCTCGCCAGCCCCGGCGACAATACCCTCTACTATCCTTACGGCGCCACCCTCGTGGAATACAACAGCCGCTACCTGGGCAATTTCATGTACTGGGAAGCGGTGAAATTCGCCATCGCGAGTGGCTTCGGCCACCTCGACCTCGGCCGCTCGCCGGCGGGGTCCGGCACCTACCGCTACAAGGAGCAATGGGGCGCCCGCTCCGTGCGCCTCGCCTACCTCACGTACAGCCCTTCGGGCGTTCCGGCCGGCCCGCCCGACCGCGGCCGCCTCGGCCCGCTCGTCGAGCTGTGGCGGGCCGCTCCGGCTTTCGTGACCGATGTTGCCGGCCCACGCCTGATAGGCTACCTGCTGCCCTGA
- a CDS encoding DUF3473 domain-containing protein, which translates to MAERPFANLLTFDTEEWYHANYDDIDPAALRGRGSNFPAQVDALLAMCAEAGAKATFFVLGAVAEDHPAVVRAIAAAGHEIASHGYGHALAYRQTVAEFAADVRKSVAILEDVTGAAIRGYRAPSWSIVAANHHYLAALEELGLIYDASIFPVRTFLYGIPDAPTHIHHPVVAGRSLKLWEVPTSVVRLAGRNIGYSGGFYFRLFPGFFVEYAIRRANRRGQPAIVYLHPRELDPGERRLALPAKEAFIHYHGIGGTQGKLAVLLDRFRFTSVIDHLKTIDPSIKEARLPGTKKSI; encoded by the coding sequence GTGGCTGAGCGGCCGTTCGCCAACCTGCTGACCTTCGACACCGAAGAATGGTACCACGCCAATTATGACGATATCGACCCCGCCGCCCTGCGCGGCCGAGGCTCGAACTTCCCCGCCCAGGTGGACGCCCTGCTGGCGATGTGCGCCGAAGCCGGCGCAAAAGCCACCTTTTTCGTGCTGGGCGCTGTCGCCGAGGACCACCCGGCGGTCGTCCGCGCCATCGCCGCCGCCGGCCACGAGATCGCTTCGCACGGCTACGGCCACGCCCTGGCTTACCGCCAGACGGTGGCCGAGTTCGCCGCCGATGTCAGGAAGTCGGTCGCTATCCTCGAAGACGTGACAGGCGCGGCCATCCGCGGCTACCGTGCCCCGTCGTGGTCGATCGTCGCTGCGAACCACCACTACCTCGCCGCCCTGGAGGAACTCGGCCTGATTTACGACGCCAGCATCTTCCCGGTCCGTACCTTCCTGTACGGCATCCCCGACGCCCCGACCCATATCCACCACCCGGTCGTCGCCGGGCGGAGCCTAAAGCTCTGGGAGGTCCCAACCTCGGTCGTCCGTTTGGCCGGGCGCAATATCGGCTACTCGGGCGGCTTCTACTTCCGCCTCTTCCCCGGATTTTTCGTCGAATACGCCATCCGCCGCGCCAACCGCCGCGGCCAGCCGGCGATCGTATACCTCCACCCCCGCGAGCTCGACCCCGGCGAACGCCGCCTCGCCCTGCCCGCCAAGGAGGCCTTCATCCACTACCACGGCATCGGCGGCACACAGGGCAAACTTGCGGTGCTGCTGGACAGGTTCAGGTTTACGTCGGTGATTGACCACCTGAAAACGATAGACCCGTCGATAAAAGAAGCCCGCCTGCCGGGCACTAAGAAATCCATATAA
- a CDS encoding TerC family protein yields MEYLTALFSIIMINLLLSGDNALVIALASRKLPPQQQRQAILWGGAGAVGMRIILTLVAVLLLKVPYLQIAGGFLLQWVAIKLVADDHNAEEDVEAAGNLWDAVKTILVADLVMSLDNVIAIAGVSRGNISLLVIGLTISIPIIIWGSALITMLMQRWPAIVVVGAAFLGWTAGDMLLADPAAQNFATAYPFLHWAVPGVFAAAVVAFNFLKDRPTVRGDRP; encoded by the coding sequence ATGGAGTATCTGACCGCCCTCTTCAGCATCATCATGATCAACCTCCTCCTCAGCGGCGACAACGCCCTCGTCATCGCCCTCGCCAGCAGGAAACTGCCTCCCCAGCAGCAGCGCCAGGCCATCCTGTGGGGCGGCGCCGGCGCCGTCGGCATGCGCATCATCCTCACCCTCGTCGCCGTGCTGCTCCTCAAAGTGCCCTACCTCCAGATCGCCGGCGGTTTTCTCCTCCAGTGGGTCGCCATCAAGCTCGTTGCCGACGACCATAATGCCGAAGAGGATGTCGAGGCGGCCGGCAACCTCTGGGACGCCGTCAAAACCATCCTCGTCGCCGACCTCGTCATGAGCCTCGACAACGTCATCGCCATCGCCGGCGTCTCGCGCGGCAACATCAGCCTCCTCGTCATCGGCCTTACCATCAGCATCCCGATCATCATCTGGGGCAGCGCCCTCATCACCATGCTCATGCAGCGCTGGCCGGCCATCGTCGTTGTCGGCGCCGCCTTCCTCGGCTGGACGGCCGGCGACATGCTCCTCGCCGACCCGGCCGCCCAAAACTTCGCCACGGCCTACCCCTTCCTCCACTGGGCCGTCCCCGGCGTCTTCGCCGCCGCAGTCGTAGCGTTCAATTTCCTCAAAGACCGTCCCACGGTGCGCGGCGACCGTCCATAA
- a CDS encoding heavy metal translocating P-type ATPase, protein MIRDTYSVTGMTCSACAARVEKGVAAMPGVAAANVNFALGRLTVEYDRAAVTPDDIIAKIRDLGYDVALSRLEFSVGGMSCAACAARVEKAVRKLPGVVAANVNFALGKLTVEAGPDLSAATVAAAVSDAGYQAAAAEGQAGQDRERAAREAEIGRQKKLFIISALLSLPLALHMALDIFKIHSALLANPYFQLVLATPVQFGAGWQFYRDSVSALRHGSANMSVLVALGTSAAFLLSLYNTVAGVKAVYYETSAILITLIILGRLLEANAKGRTSEAIRKLMGLAAKTARVVRDGAEEDIPIEEVRVGDTIVVRPGEKIPVDGVVTAGDSAVDEAMLTGESLPVDKKPGDKVYGATINKYGAFRFEAHKVGKDTALAQIVKVVEEAQGSKAPIQRIADVISGYFVPAVIAVAVLTFAAWYLFLAPGDITRALLNATAVLVIACPCALGLATPTSIMVGTGRGAENGILFKGGEHLEKTYQLTAVILDKTGTVTKGQPELTDLVALAGDESELLALIASAEKASEHPLAAAIVRGAAERVALPAPEPTAFAAVPGAGVTATVAGKDLAVGTRRLMNEQGVDIAASLKNVEDLEAAGKTVMFAAVDGRLAALVAVADTVKESSREAIAALTAMGLEVWMITGDNRRTAEAIARQVGIGHVMAEVLPANKAEQVERLRSQGKIVAMVGDGINDAPALAAADVGIAMGTGADVAIEAGDVTLMRGDLRGIAAAIGLSRATMTNIKQNLFWALAYNIVGIPVAAAGYLSPVLAGAAMAFSSVSVVTNALRLRRVKL, encoded by the coding sequence TTGATCCGCGATACCTACAGCGTCACAGGCATGACCTGCTCCGCCTGCGCCGCCCGCGTCGAAAAAGGCGTGGCGGCGATGCCCGGCGTGGCCGCCGCCAATGTCAACTTCGCCCTCGGCCGCCTCACCGTCGAATACGACCGGGCGGCGGTCACGCCGGACGATATAATAGCCAAAATCCGCGACCTCGGCTACGACGTCGCCTTAAGCCGGCTGGAGTTTTCCGTCGGCGGCATGAGCTGCGCCGCCTGCGCCGCCAGGGTCGAAAAAGCCGTCCGCAAGCTTCCCGGCGTCGTCGCCGCCAACGTCAACTTCGCCCTCGGCAAGCTCACCGTCGAAGCCGGCCCCGACCTATCCGCCGCCACCGTCGCCGCCGCCGTCAGTGACGCCGGCTACCAGGCCGCCGCCGCCGAAGGCCAGGCCGGCCAGGACCGGGAGCGGGCCGCCCGCGAGGCCGAGATCGGCCGCCAGAAGAAGCTGTTTATCATCTCCGCCCTCCTGTCGTTGCCCCTTGCCCTTCATATGGCGCTAGACATCTTCAAAATCCACAGCGCCCTGCTCGCCAACCCCTACTTCCAGCTTGTCCTCGCCACCCCCGTCCAGTTCGGCGCCGGCTGGCAGTTCTACCGCGACTCCGTCAGCGCCCTCCGCCACGGCAGCGCCAACATGTCCGTCCTCGTCGCCCTCGGCACCAGCGCCGCCTTCCTCCTCAGCCTCTACAACACCGTTGCCGGCGTCAAAGCTGTCTACTACGAGACCTCCGCCATCCTCATCACCCTCATCATCCTCGGCCGCCTATTGGAGGCCAACGCCAAGGGCCGCACCTCCGAAGCCATCCGCAAACTGATGGGCCTTGCCGCCAAGACCGCCCGCGTCGTGCGGGACGGGGCGGAGGAGGACATCCCCATCGAAGAAGTGCGGGTCGGCGACACCATCGTCGTCCGCCCCGGCGAAAAAATCCCTGTCGACGGCGTCGTCACCGCCGGCGACTCAGCCGTCGACGAAGCCATGCTCACCGGCGAAAGCCTGCCGGTCGACAAAAAACCCGGCGACAAAGTCTACGGCGCCACCATCAACAAATACGGCGCCTTCCGCTTCGAAGCCCACAAAGTCGGCAAAGACACCGCCCTCGCCCAGATCGTCAAAGTCGTCGAAGAAGCCCAGGGTTCCAAGGCCCCCATCCAGCGCATCGCCGACGTCATCTCCGGCTACTTCGTCCCCGCCGTCATCGCCGTCGCCGTCCTCACCTTCGCCGCCTGGTACCTCTTCCTTGCCCCCGGCGACATCACCCGCGCCCTCCTCAACGCCACCGCCGTCCTCGTCATCGCCTGCCCCTGCGCCCTCGGCCTTGCCACCCCCACCTCGATCATGGTCGGCACCGGCCGCGGCGCCGAGAACGGCATCCTCTTCAAAGGCGGCGAACACCTCGAAAAAACCTACCAGCTCACCGCCGTCATCCTCGACAAAACCGGCACCGTAACCAAAGGCCAGCCCGAGCTCACCGACCTCGTCGCCCTCGCCGGCGACGAAAGCGAGCTCCTCGCCCTCATCGCCTCTGCGGAAAAAGCCTCCGAGCACCCCCTGGCCGCCGCCATCGTCCGCGGCGCCGCCGAGCGGGTCGCCCTGCCGGCGCCAGAGCCGACCGCCTTCGCAGCCGTCCCCGGCGCGGGCGTCACCGCCACCGTCGCCGGCAAAGACCTCGCCGTCGGCACCCGCCGGCTCATGAACGAACAAGGCGTCGATATCGCCGCCAGCCTGAAAAATGTCGAAGACCTCGAAGCCGCCGGCAAAACCGTCATGTTCGCCGCCGTCGACGGCCGGCTCGCCGCCCTCGTCGCCGTCGCCGACACCGTCAAGGAATCCTCGCGTGAAGCCATCGCCGCTCTAACCGCCATGGGCCTCGAAGTGTGGATGATAACCGGCGACAACCGCCGCACCGCCGAAGCCATCGCCCGCCAGGTCGGCATCGGACACGTCATGGCCGAAGTCCTGCCCGCCAACAAGGCCGAACAGGTCGAGCGCCTGCGTTCCCAGGGCAAAATCGTCGCCATGGTCGGCGACGGCATCAACGACGCTCCCGCCCTCGCCGCCGCCGACGTCGGCATCGCCATGGGCACCGGCGCCGACGTCGCCATCGAAGCCGGCGACGTCACCCTCATGCGCGGCGACCTGCGCGGCATCGCCGCCGCCATCGGCCTCAGCCGGGCCACCATGACCAACATCAAACAAAACCTCTTCTGGGCCCTTGCCTACAACATCGTCGGCATCCCCGTCGCCGCCGCCGGCTACCTCTCCCCGGTCCTCGCCGGCGCCGCCATGGCCTTCAGCTCGGTCTCGGTCGTCACCAACGCATTACGCTTACGGCGCGTAAAGCTGTAG
- a CDS encoding methyltransferase domain-containing protein: MTNKWQNYFDEKAATHGASVKASDYYDEASFFMQRDNILRWLGDLKGACILDAGCGVGAFSEPLVAANTVHGVDFSAKSLEHAAARGLKTQVGDLAALPFTDGLFDLVLCIGVIQLIDDHLPVLRELARVTKPGGALLVQTLHRGSLQRKLLALFEKSHKFDKMYAMDALAADFAACGLEDPEFLKLYHPFTFVTTGGAGELGDFLCTSFALKGRKKRG, from the coding sequence ATGACCAACAAATGGCAGAATTATTTCGACGAAAAAGCCGCCACCCACGGCGCCTCTGTCAAGGCGTCCGATTATTACGACGAGGCCAGCTTTTTCATGCAGCGGGACAATATTCTCCGCTGGCTCGGCGACCTGAAAGGCGCTTGCATTCTCGACGCCGGCTGCGGCGTCGGCGCTTTCAGCGAGCCGCTCGTCGCCGCCAACACCGTGCATGGCGTCGATTTCTCGGCCAAGAGCCTCGAACACGCCGCCGCCCGCGGCCTCAAGACCCAGGTCGGCGACCTCGCCGCCCTGCCGTTCACCGACGGCTTGTTCGACCTGGTACTATGCATCGGCGTCATCCAGCTTATCGACGACCATCTGCCTGTGCTGCGCGAGCTGGCCCGCGTCACCAAGCCCGGCGGCGCGCTGCTCGTCCAGACGCTCCACCGCGGCTCGCTCCAGCGCAAGCTGCTGGCGCTGTTCGAAAAGAGCCACAAATTTGATAAGATGTACGCCATGGATGCCCTGGCCGCCGACTTTGCGGCCTGCGGCCTGGAGGACCCGGAGTTTCTCAAGCTCTACCACCCTTTCACCTTTGTCACCACCGGCGGGGCCGGGGAGTTGGGCGATTTCCTCTGCACCTCGTTCGCGCTGAAAGGACGGAAAAAGCGTGGCTGA
- the cooS gene encoding anaerobic carbon-monoxide dehydrogenase catalytic subunit: MSDRQQLITSTDDVSKGDVESVLGRGDASGSNDPDAHFDVHANARKYYDITKSPPATGVFAWQREHIRTHDQSEAGYPLNIIIDPAMREMYQHVHAQGLTNVFDRWQQQEKIRCSFCTAGLSCQLCAQGPCRINPKVPRGACGVDAHVMVARNFVYRHVTIGAAANIFHAQQAARTLKAAAESPESGLTIRDPDKLLKYAEMAGLNSKQDVNKVARTFADWVLTDMGRPYYEEAAMVQAFAPAKRKELWRKLKLFPGGGNSEVAFAQTKCMTNLNADPVDFLLTSVRLGIINEYQGLFALDILQEILMGTQKIHTTRQNMGLLDPAKINIIANGHMPLVAHTVIELASRSEWQDKARAAGASGIQVLGHVCEGQQLMNYSGTQDMSAYGGQEGEWLSEEYLLATGCVDVFMFDYNCTVPTLPLYAKRFGATMVSTHEVIKLPGTETVEFIPERMAEQAGKILDMSIEAYSRRKAENREIYVPQYTTECTVGFSTEPIKAALGGTWQPLLDAIVNGSIRGIATVVGCTTARYGQGGSNIFRIAKGLIAKDILVLAGGCTSAVMEYTGLTRPQAAEECGPGLKAVCQALAIPPVLSYGACVDIGKMTHTAMELADALGVDTNKLPLVIGAPEYLEQKAVADACTAIAFGWLVHVAPVPSVTGSDLVVKTLTETTETLGLGKLMVELSADKTVDIYVNHIEQKRKELGLSAGPVH, from the coding sequence GTGTCCGACCGACAGCAGCTTATCACCAGCACCGACGACGTCAGTAAGGGTGACGTCGAATCGGTGCTCGGGCGGGGCGACGCCAGCGGCAGCAACGACCCCGACGCCCATTTCGACGTCCATGCCAACGCGCGCAAATACTACGACATAACAAAATCGCCGCCGGCGACGGGGGTATTCGCCTGGCAGCGCGAACATATCCGCACCCACGACCAGAGCGAGGCCGGCTATCCCCTCAACATCATCATCGATCCGGCGATGCGCGAAATGTACCAGCACGTCCACGCCCAGGGACTGACAAACGTCTTCGACCGCTGGCAGCAGCAGGAAAAGATCCGCTGCTCCTTCTGCACCGCGGGCCTCAGCTGCCAGCTCTGCGCCCAGGGACCCTGCCGCATCAACCCCAAAGTGCCGCGCGGCGCCTGCGGCGTCGACGCCCACGTCATGGTCGCCCGCAACTTCGTCTACCGCCACGTCACCATCGGCGCCGCCGCCAACATCTTCCACGCCCAGCAGGCGGCCCGCACCCTCAAAGCCGCCGCCGAATCCCCGGAAAGCGGCCTCACTATCCGCGACCCCGACAAGCTCCTCAAATACGCCGAAATGGCCGGCCTCAACAGCAAACAGGACGTCAACAAAGTCGCCCGCACCTTCGCCGACTGGGTACTCACCGACATGGGGCGGCCCTACTACGAAGAAGCCGCCATGGTCCAAGCCTTCGCCCCTGCCAAGCGCAAAGAGCTGTGGCGCAAACTCAAACTCTTCCCCGGCGGCGGCAACAGCGAGGTCGCCTTCGCTCAGACCAAATGCATGACCAACCTCAATGCCGATCCGGTCGACTTCCTCCTCACCTCCGTGCGGCTCGGCATCATCAACGAATACCAGGGACTCTTCGCCCTCGACATCCTCCAGGAAATCCTCATGGGCACCCAGAAAATCCACACCACCCGCCAGAACATGGGCCTCCTCGACCCGGCCAAAATCAACATCATCGCCAACGGCCACATGCCCCTCGTCGCCCACACCGTCATCGAGCTCGCCTCGCGGTCCGAGTGGCAGGACAAGGCCCGCGCCGCCGGCGCATCCGGCATCCAGGTCCTCGGACATGTCTGCGAAGGCCAGCAGCTCATGAACTATTCCGGCACCCAGGACATGTCCGCCTACGGCGGCCAGGAAGGCGAATGGCTGTCCGAGGAATACCTCCTCGCCACCGGCTGCGTCGACGTCTTCATGTTCGACTACAACTGCACCGTGCCCACTCTGCCGCTTTACGCCAAGCGGTTCGGCGCCACCATGGTCAGCACCCACGAAGTCATCAAACTGCCCGGCACCGAAACCGTTGAATTCATCCCCGAGCGGATGGCCGAGCAGGCCGGCAAGATCCTCGACATGTCCATCGAGGCCTATAGCCGCCGCAAGGCCGAAAACCGCGAAATCTACGTCCCGCAATACACCACCGAATGCACCGTCGGCTTCAGCACCGAGCCCATCAAAGCCGCCCTCGGCGGCACCTGGCAGCCCCTGCTCGACGCCATCGTCAACGGCAGCATCCGCGGCATCGCCACCGTCGTCGGCTGCACCACCGCCCGCTACGGCCAGGGCGGCAGCAACATCTTCCGCATCGCCAAAGGGCTCATCGCCAAAGACATCCTCGTCCTCGCCGGCGGCTGCACCTCGGCGGTCATGGAATACACCGGCCTCACCCGGCCCCAGGCGGCCGAGGAATGCGGCCCCGGCCTCAAAGCCGTCTGCCAGGCCCTCGCCATCCCGCCCGTCCTCTCCTACGGCGCCTGCGTCGACATCGGCAAAATGACCCACACCGCCATGGAACTCGCCGACGCCCTAGGCGTCGACACAAACAAACTGCCGCTCGTCATCGGCGCCCCCGAATACCTAGAGCAGAAAGCCGTCGCCGACGCCTGCACCGCCATCGCCTTCGGCTGGCTTGTCCACGTCGCTCCCGTGCCCTCCGTCACCGGCAGCGACCTTGTCGTCAAAACCCTCACCGAAACCACCGAAACCCTCGGCCTCGGCAAACTCATGGTCGAACTGTCGGCCGACAAAACCGTCGACATCTACGTCAACCATATCGAACAAAAGCGTAAGGAGCTCGGCCTCTCCGCCGGGCCGGTGCACTAA
- the wrbA gene encoding NAD(P)H:quinone oxidoreductase, whose translation MKVLIVYYSLYGHIHRMAEAVAEGVREAPGAEAVLRRVPETLSAEVLAKMGATEAQKGMAHVPVCTVEELAAADAIIFGSPTRFGNMCGQMRQFLDATGGLWAQGKLVGKAGSVFTSSGTQHGGQESTLLSFHITLLHHGMVIVGLPYSYQGQTTVAEIAGCSPYGASTIAGGDGGRQPSEIELAGARYQGRHVATIAAKLIK comes from the coding sequence GTGAAGGTTTTGATCGTTTATTATTCTCTGTACGGCCATATCCACCGGATGGCCGAGGCGGTGGCCGAAGGGGTGCGGGAGGCGCCGGGAGCGGAGGCTGTGCTGCGCCGCGTCCCGGAGACGCTGAGCGCCGAGGTGCTGGCGAAAATGGGCGCTACCGAGGCGCAGAAGGGTATGGCCCATGTCCCGGTCTGCACGGTGGAGGAGCTGGCGGCGGCCGATGCCATCATTTTCGGCTCGCCGACCAGGTTCGGCAATATGTGCGGCCAGATGCGTCAGTTCCTCGACGCCACCGGCGGGCTGTGGGCGCAGGGCAAGCTGGTGGGCAAGGCGGGGAGCGTGTTCACGAGCAGCGGCACGCAGCACGGTGGCCAGGAGTCGACGCTGCTGAGTTTCCATATCACGCTGCTGCACCACGGGATGGTGATCGTGGGCCTGCCGTACAGCTATCAGGGGCAGACGACGGTCGCGGAGATTGCCGGCTGCTCGCCGTACGGAGCGTCGACGATCGCCGGCGGCGATGGCGGCCGGCAGCCGAGCGAGATCGAGCTGGCCGGCGCGCGTTACCAGGGCAGGCATGTGGCGACGATCGCCGCGAAGTTGATAAAGTAA
- a CDS encoding FTR1 family protein: MSQLFPGLIMGFREGLEAFLVVAIIFRCLDKLGQQSLRKYVFYGVFGGVAVSLLFGAILNALEGLVGTAGIMAKIWESGASLVALGLVTTFILWMIKNGRDMAEHIRTSVDENLSPLGILVIALVMVAREGVEISIFAFAGQYPVIPVLGGIAAALVLTVLISLALVKVNLKVLFGLTLVYLIIQAGYLLGYGIHEGLSAMKDSGYIAKDSILLTRVFDLSKTILDHKAGAVGLPLNVLLGWYSRPEWVQLIAQYGYTVSMLLLFIRHWSLRKTPCLQGMQA, translated from the coding sequence ATGTCACAATTGTTTCCCGGGCTTATAATGGGTTTCAGAGAGGGGCTGGAAGCGTTCCTCGTTGTCGCGATAATTTTTCGTTGCCTCGATAAGCTGGGTCAGCAGTCGCTGCGAAAGTATGTCTTTTACGGAGTGTTCGGCGGAGTCGCTGTATCCTTGCTCTTTGGGGCCATCCTGAACGCGCTCGAAGGTTTGGTCGGTACAGCCGGAATCATGGCAAAGATTTGGGAGAGTGGAGCAAGCTTAGTCGCCCTCGGGCTCGTGACGACTTTCATCCTTTGGATGATAAAGAACGGGCGTGACATGGCGGAGCATATAAGGACGTCGGTTGATGAGAACCTCTCCCCACTGGGAATACTGGTAATCGCTCTGGTTATGGTAGCTCGCGAAGGTGTGGAGATAAGCATATTTGCTTTTGCCGGCCAATATCCTGTGATTCCGGTCCTGGGTGGAATTGCTGCGGCCCTTGTGCTTACGGTACTTATATCTCTGGCCCTTGTGAAGGTTAATCTGAAGGTACTCTTCGGTTTGACGCTGGTATATCTGATCATCCAAGCCGGCTATCTGTTAGGATATGGGATTCACGAGGGGCTCTCCGCGATGAAAGATTCTGGCTATATTGCCAAAGATAGCATCTTGCTTACAAGGGTATTCGATCTGTCGAAGACAATACTCGATCATAAAGCCGGCGCTGTTGGGTTGCCGCTCAATGTGCTGTTGGGATGGTACTCAAGGCCGGAATGGGTACAACTAATAGCTCAATACGGCTATACCGTGTCGATGCTGCTCTTATTTATCAGGCATTGGTCGTTGCGCAAAACCCCATGCCTACAGGGGATGCAGGCTTGA